Proteins from one Hemibagrus wyckioides isolate EC202008001 linkage group LG16, SWU_Hwy_1.0, whole genome shotgun sequence genomic window:
- the ankrd34ba gene encoding ankyrin repeat domain-containing protein 34B encodes MNGVQSVHTDSNSLLKAVYLGRLRLTRLLLEGGAYINESNEHGETPLMISCKSRYSDTQGVPKAKMVGYLLESGADPNIQDKSGKTALMHACFEQAGPEVVSLLLDSGADPCLKDHVGSSALIHAINSSDEETLKLLMDAFKAKGKEIIIITTDRLVCGRQVAKEYLKIPSLNQWDNSNSSSIPCASPSEIHLSTSPQETLSSSLSEQMFSFQDLQTMNSSQTITPSHQPPLVNRRLNKLHHLQRLHSEPWLKIPQSFLSQQHAKGNSQMEELPDLTPEEELAFSIDRQMTFDPQVSTDHKEATSQSQLQENNTSNHGNLKAEGALPHNMSFNGLSSLYSLSHPDLHSKSSEFLLSENDSEKLLPNLAVSSLINIIQRRKLGMDHYSSDSQLSVSGNSPAEGKKQLDNRQLLTSRSSTLISSQESTESTLLGNLHKKHPTSLERRGSGALLTDLPFNHRPGFLPPLNHHASISQTSGASSFSSICSSNKPTCGLVTGMKQYLPSAPAGLPKDLKSRRMLLRRHSMQPEQIKQLGDFKEIFG; translated from the coding sequence ATGAATGGTGTGCAAAGtgttcacacagacagtaactctCTGCTCAAAGCAGTCTATTTGGGTCGTCTCCGCTTGACACGCCTCCTTCTAGAGGGCGGAGCTTACATAAATGAGAGCAATGAGCATGGAGAGACACCCCTGATGATTTCCTGTAAAAGCAGATACTCTGATACCCAGGGGGTTCCAAAGGCAAAGATGGTGGGATATCTTCTGGAGAGCGGTGCTGATCCAAACATTCAGGACAAAAGTGGCAAGACTGCTCTGATGCATGCCTGCTTTGAGCAAGCAGGACCTGAAGTTGTGTCCCTACTCCTGGATAGTGGGGCAGATCCCTGTCTAAAGGACCATGTAGGCTCCTCTGCTTTGATCCATGCCATTAATTCCAGTGATGAAGAAACATTGAAGCTGCTAATGGATGCTTTTAAGGCCAAAGGTAaagaaatcatcatcatcaccacagaCAGACTTGTCTGCGGAAGGCAGGTAGCCAAAGAGTATCTGAAAATTCCTTCGCTAAACCAGTGGGATAATTCTAATTCCTCCTCGATACCATGTGCTTCTCCTTCTGAGATTCACCTCAGCACATCACCCCAGGAGACACTttcctccagtctctctgaGCAAATGTTCTCTTTCCAGGACTTGCAGACCATGAATAGCTCTCAGACAATCACTCCCTCTCACCAGCCACCTTTGGTAAACAGGAGACTGAACAAGCTCCACCATCTGCAGAGACTACACTCAGAACCATGGCTGAAGATCCCACAATCCTTTCTATCACAACAGCATGCCAAAGGTAACTCTCAAATGGAAGAACTACCTGACTTAACACCTGAAGAAGAACTTGCTTTCAGCATTGACAGACAGATGACTTTTGACCCTCAGGTCAGCACTGACCACAAAGAAGCAACTAGCCAGTCTCAGCTTCAAGAAAACAACACAAGCAATCATGGAAACCTAAAAGCAGAGGGAGCACTGCCTCACAACATGTCCTTCAATGGTTTATCTTCATTgtactctctctcccacccagATCTTCACTCCAAAAGCAGTGAATTTTTATTATCAGAGAACGACTCAGAAAAGTTACTCCCTAACCTGGCAGTGTCCAGTCTCATCAACATCATCCAGCGTCGGAAGCTTGGAATGGATCATTACAGCTCTGATTCACAGCTTTCAGTGTCAGGCAACTCCCCAGCAGAAGGTAAAAAACAGCTTGACAACCGGCAACTACTGACTTCACGATCATCCACTTTGATAAGCTCGCAAGAGTCCACTGAGAGCACTTTATTGGGAAATTTACACAAGAAGCACCCAACCAGTCTAGAGAGGAGAGGATCAGGGGCTCTTCTCACAGATCTACCTTTCAATCATCGACCAGGTTTTCTACCACCACTGAACCATCACGCTTCAATCTCACAAACCTCTGGAGCAAGCAGCTTCAGTTCTATCTGCTCCAGCAACAAGCCAACATGTGGTTTGGTGACAGGGATGAAGCAGTATCTCCCTTCAGCTCCTGCTGGCTTACCAAAGGATCTCAAGAGCAGAAGAATGCTGCTGAGAAGGCACTCCATGCAGCCTGAACAAATCAAACAGCTAGGCGACTTTAAAGAGATCTTTGGTTAA